Part of the Engraulis encrasicolus isolate BLACKSEA-1 chromosome 23, IST_EnEncr_1.0, whole genome shotgun sequence genome is shown below.
TCATTGCAATCGTGGCAGTGTCAGCTATTTTTCTACTGAGTCTAATCAGCTTGATAGCAGTAAAATGTCACAAGACAGACAGCAGTCTCAGTGGCTACAATCCTCCAATGATCACCACGCATCCTGATGGAACCTGGTCTTACTCCAAATCTACTCAGCAGTATGACGTCTGCTTTAGCTCAGACACACTGAAGAGTGACATGGTAGTTTTTCCAGCACCGTTTCCGCCCGTCGATGCGGAACTAATAAGCATCAATGGAGGAGACACTTTTCAACATACGCAGACGCTTCCTAACAAAGAGAAGGTAAGAGCATTGAACAAATATTCTCCTTTACAGTGCGCAAAGTAAGCAgtgtgtgtattcatttgtgAGGTCCAGTTTTGGTGTTTGGCGTTATGTGTGTCCATGCTACGTAATgtagctgtccgtggtgctgaaacgcGGACTTTACCTCTGGTGAATGTTACTGAATATGTTGCATTGGTTGTTATATAAGTTCGTTACGATTGCGATAAATACTGACATACTGTTATGGCTTGTTGCTCTTCTCTACGATATCTGTGAGCCAATTTCAGTGAGTGGCTGACAAAGGTTAATTCAGTCGCCTTCTTTCTCTCAGAAGGAACGCCGATAGGGACTATCCGCGGTTCTGAAAATATCTCATATTAGACCCTACAATGGCAAACTTTCTTAGCCGTataacctgtacacacacacacacacacacacacacacacacacacacacacacacacacacacacacacacacacacacacacacacacacacactagctacaCTTCATATCTGACCGTTTTATTTGCGACTGCCATTGTTTCTCTTGGCATTGTTTTATTGTAATTTCCAGTTATCCAAGTGATTTGACTGCAAAGACATAGCAGTGAGCGTACATGTTGTGAAGTAAGATGTGCTCTTTGGTATACATATATGCTAAGGGCGTAGTGggtatataaaaaaacatgtttggcaCTTTTTAAAACCATCTTTGCCGCTTGGCACGATTCTCTGATATGTATCAGCATCTCTCCACACGGTGGCGTTGGAGACCTACGGATGAATTTCATCCCGTTATTCGTGGCCCCGCCTTGTAGAGGGGAGGGCTTTGGGTCTGGCAGAAGTCTTTGTTCTGGGGATGGGCAAGAGTGAGAAGCGAAATCGGTGCGATCAGCCTGGAAAACATCTTTCGTGAAAATGCGGATAAAGTCAGTGTTGTATATCTACATTCACAGTTGATGGATTATGGCGCGTGTTTGGGAGCACGGAGGGAACACGGTgtgtttctttttcctttttggtCTGTGGAGTATCGCGTCAGGACAGCTGGTGTATACCGTTTCGGAGGAGACAAACCCTGGGATTACTGTTGGAAACCTCGCTAAAGATTTGAACCTTAATGTGCAGGATCTTGAACGACGGGGATTTCAGATAGTGGATGGACCCAATAAGAGGTATTTTGACCTGAACGCAAAAACTGGTAACATCCATGTTCGAGAAAGAATAGACAGGGAGGCACTATGCGGACGCAGCGCTAAGTGTTCTTTAGAACTGGAAGCCATTGTTAAGTCGCCACTGAATATGTATCGCTTTGAGGTGAATGTTGTAGACATAAACGACAATGCACCGACTTTTCAATCGTCTACTAGTCAGATAAATGTTTCTGAATCCGCTTTTTCAGGGGAGAGATTTTCTTTACCAATAGCAGAGGATGCAGACGTGGCTACTAACGCGGTTAGAAGCTATAAGCTGAGTCAAAACGAGTACTTCTCTATCGATGTGCATAGTGGTGGTGATACTGCCGAGTTAGTGCTACAAAAGCCCTTGGACAGAGAAAAGCTTCCGTTTGTTCAGTTAACTCTCGCTGCTTTAGATGGAGGAAAGCCTCCGAGAACCGGAACAACTAAAATTCTGGTCAATGTTATAGATGTGAATGATAATATCCCTGTTTTTACCAAAGCCTTATACAAAGCACAGATTTACGAAAATGCACCACCAGGGACATCTGTTGTTACTGTTCAAGCGAATGATTTAGATGATGGCATGAATGGTGACATCGTGTACACAATTGTAAATCAAGGCGGCTCGAGCAAAATTAATGTGTTCACCATTAACTCGGTAACGGGTGAAATAATGGTAACTGAAAAGTTAGATCACGAAGCCAATCCTGCAATAGAAGTTCGCGTGAAGGCTACAGACAAAGGGCAGAATCCACGCGCTGCTTTTTGTAAAGTGCTTGTTGAAGTACTTGATGTAAATGATAACATTCCCGAAATTTCTGTCACGTCGTTAGAAGATGTAATTCAGGAAGATGCGCCTGTGGGTACAATGGTTGGACTTATTACAGTCAAGGACAACGATGCAGGAAAAAATGGTGCTGTAAATCTAAAAATAAAAGGCTCAGTCCCATTTAAGATTGAAAATACGTACAAAAATAAGTACTCATTAATGGTTGATGGGCCACTGGACAGAGAGACGACTCCTGTTTATAATGTTACTATAACGGCAACGGATGagggctctccccctctctccagcaCTAGTGTTATCACTGTCCGAGTTTCTGATGTGAATGATAACGCACCGCAGTTTCCTGAACCCGTTATTAATATTTATGTAAAAGAAAACAGTCCTGTTGGGTCAGTACTTTACACAGTATCGGCCTTTGACCCGGATATAGACAATAACGCACAGATTGTGTATTCATTAGTCGACAGCTCATTGAAAAGCGCAGCTGCTGCAGTTAACATTAACTCTGTTACTGGAGACATACACGCATTACAGTCGTTTAACTTTGAGGAAATGAAAACCTTCCAGTTTCAAGTTCAGGCGACAGACTCTGGTGTTCCTCCTCGGAAGAGCAACGCCACTgtgaatgtttttattttagaTGAGAATGACAACTCTCCAGCCATTCTCCCTCCTTACTCGGAGCATGGCTCTGTAAACAGTGAGAATATCCCCTATAATGCCGAAGCTGCATTCTTTGTGGCCAAAATCAGGGCTGTGGACGCAGACTCTGGATATAACGCGCTGCTTTCTTACCACATCTCTGAACCCAAAGGAAATAATCTCTTCCGAATCGGAACCAGCAGTGGTGAGATCAGGACTAAGAGGAGGATGAGTGACAATGATTTGAAAACTCACCCTCTGGTCATTGTGGTGTCTGATAACGGAGAGCCTGCTTTGTCAGCTACTGTTTCTATTGACGTGGCTGTCGTGGAAAACGCAGGTGATCTTAAAACTACGTTCAGACATGTCCCTGTCAAAGATGACACATTTACAGATCTGAACTTTTACTTGCTCATTGCAATCGCCGCAGTGTCTGTTATTTTTCTACTGAGTCTAATCAGCTTGATAGCTGTGAAATGCCACAGGACAGACAGCAGTCTCAGTGGCTACAACCCCCCAATGATCACCACACATCCTGATGGAACCTGGTCTTACTCCAAATCTACTCAGCAGTATGACGTCTGCTTTAGCTCAGACACACTGAAGAGTGACATGGTAGTTTTCCCTGCGCCGTTTCCGCCCATCGATGGGGAACTAATAAGCATCAATGGAGGAGACACTTTTCAACGTACGCAAACACTTCCAAACAAAGAGAAGGTAAGAGCATTGAGTAAACATTATCATTTACAATATGTAAATAAAGCAGTGTGTGTATTAAGTGGCGAGGGCCAGTTTTGGTGTATTGCATTATTGTGTCCAAGACGCGTAATGCAgctctccatggtgctgaaacgcGGACTCATGACATCAGGTGAATGTTACGGGGTATGTTGCATGTTTTTTTGGAAATATGTTCGTTAGGATTGCGGAAAATACTGACATTTTGTGCTAGTTCCTTAGTTTTAAGGCAATTTCGGTCTGTGACTGAAAAAGATTTGGCTATTTCAGTCGccttttttttatttgtaatgcagctctccatggtgctgaaacgcGGACTCATGACATCAGGTGAATGTTACGGGGTATGTTGCGTTGATTGGAAATATTTTGCGAGATTGCGATAAAAACTGGCACCCTCTGATAGCTTGTTGCTACTCTCCATGCTAACTATAAGCCAATTTCAGTCTCTGACTGAAAAGATTTGGCTAGTTCAGTCGCCTTCTTCTTCTCAGCAGGACCGCCGGTACAGGGACTTTCTGCAGTTCTGAAAATATCTGATATTACGCCCTACAATGGCAAACTATCTTGCCTTATaaggacacgcatacacacacactgtttaaaaTATGACCTTTATATTTTAACCACTTCATATCTGTCCGACTTGTTTGCAGTTGttgttgcttctctctctctccttttctttgttACGTCCATTTATACCAAGTGTTGTGGCTGCAAAGCCGTGAGCATATTTGCTGTGGAAAAAGCTGTGCTATTTGGTATATAAGCTAACGACATGTGTGTAATAATCCTGTTTGGCACTTTTTTAAAACGTATTTGCTGTTGGGCACTATTCTAACATTTATCCTAATTTGTCCACACTGCGGCGCTGGCGAGCTACGGATGAATTTCATCCCGTTATTCGTAGCTCCGCCTTGTAGAGGGGAGGGCTTTGGTCTAGCAGAAGTCTTTGTTCTGGGGATGGGCATTAGCGAGAAGCGAAAGCGGAGCTATCATCTTGGAAAATATCTTTAATGAAAATGCGGATAAAATCAGTCTTGTATACCTATATTCACAGTTGATGGATTATGGCGCATGTTTGGGAGCACGGATGGAACACGGCgtgtttctttttgctttttggtCTGTGGAGTATCGCGTCAGGACAGCTGGTGTATACCGTTTCGGAGGAGACAAACCCTGGGATTACTGTTGGAAACCTCGCTAAAGATTTGAACCTTAATGTGCAGGATCTTGAAAGACGGGGATTTCAGATAGTGGATGGACCCAATAAGAGGT
Proteins encoded:
- the LOC134439558 gene encoding protocadherin alpha-8-like isoform X4 yields the protein MARVWEHGGNTVCFFFLFGLWSIASGQLVYTVSEETNPGITVGNLAKDLNLNVQDLERRGFQIVDGPNKRYFDLNAKTGNIHVRERIDREALCGRSAKCSLELEAIVKSPLNMYRFEVNVVDINDNAPTFQSSTSQINVSESAFSGERFSLPIAEDADVATNAVRSYKLSQNEYFSIDVHSGGDTAELVLQKPLDREKLPFVQLTLAALDGGKPPRTGTTKILVNVIDVNDNIPVFTKALYKAQIYENAPPGTSVVTVQANDLDDGMNGDIVYTIVNQGGSSKINVFTINSVTGEIMVTEKLDHEANPAIEVRVKATDKGQNPRAAFCKVLVEVLDVNDNIPEISVTSLEDVIQEDAPVGTMVGLITVKDNDAGKNGAVNLKIKGSVPFKIENTYKNKYSLMVDGPLDRETTPVYNVTITATDEGSPPLSSTSVITVRVSDVNDNAPQFPEPVINIYVKENSPVGSVLYTVSAFDPDIDNNAQIVYSLVDSSLKSAAAAVNINSVTGDIHALQSFNFEEMKTFQFQVQATDSGVPPRKSNATVNVFILDENDNSPAILPPYSEHGSVNSENIPYNAEAAFFVAKIRAVDADSGYNALLSYHISEPKGNNLFRIGTSSGEIRTKRRMSDNDLKTHPLVIVVSDNGEPALSATVSIDVAVVENAGDLKTTFRHVPVKDDTFTDLNFYLLIAIAAVSVIFLLSLISLIAVKCHRTDSSLSGYNPPMITTHPDGTWSYSKSTQQYDVCFSSDTLKSDMVVFPAPFPPIDGELISINGGDTFQRTQTLPNKEKPKPPNSDWRYSASLRAGMQSSQVVSHMEESSVMQGAQGVLVQNWPTVSSAADPEGGEVSPPVGAGVDSNSWHFRYGPQGPQALKPGEMPPEAFIIPGSPAIISIRQGKDTDDNGDFITFGKKEEAKKKKKKKKEKKDKREKGKDDDD